The proteins below come from a single Methanothrix thermoacetophila PT genomic window:
- the cas2 gene encoding CRISPR-associated endonuclease Cas2, with protein MLVWVIYDISDDRTRSRVAKICKNYGLYRVQKSAFLGDLNRNESDSLALECESVIEDTDSVYVFPMCEDCFDKIKLIGTGFDRELVSGMTVTKFF; from the coding sequence ATGCTTGTCTGGGTGATATACGATATATCGGATGACAGGACGAGAAGCAGGGTCGCTAAGATATGCAAGAACTACGGTTTGTACCGCGTTCAAAAGAGCGCATTTCTCGGAGATCTGAACCGGAACGAGTCAGATTCTCTGGCCCTCGAGTGCGAGTCTGTCATAGAGGACACCGACTCGGTTTATGTGTTTCCGATGTGCGAGGACTGCTTCGATAAGATAAAGCTGATCGGGACCGGGTTTGATAGAGAGCTGGTAAGCGGAATGACTGTGACCAAGTTCTTCTAG
- the cas1 gene encoding CRISPR-associated endonuclease Cas1: MQLVVNSYGSYIRKSGECFVVKREDRCLEIAAKKISSILIATAAYITTDAIKLAIDNNIDIVFLDSKGDPYARIWHPKLGSTTLIRRRQLEIYGRPEALALVREWCACKLENQIEFLKRLKKSRSERNDELTRYIEEISSSLEEMRRLRGTVESRRQDILGLEGRASRAYFGAISLIMPEKYKFTGRSRDPARDEFNAMLNYGYGMLYSIVEKACIIAGLDPYAGFLHTDSYNKRSLVFDIIEMFRIHIDEPVVHMFTRRMVRDEFFEPVKQGVVLSREGRAALIDMINKALDETVEYRGRNVKIRNTIQMECHRIANHLIRGAVEESTDADDLNVIESGCDTCPVEGDDACLGDIRYIG, translated from the coding sequence ATGCAGCTCGTTGTCAACTCATACGGATCGTACATACGTAAGAGCGGTGAGTGTTTTGTCGTAAAGAGAGAGGACAGATGCCTGGAGATCGCAGCCAAGAAGATCAGCAGCATTCTGATTGCCACGGCTGCATACATAACAACGGACGCGATCAAGCTTGCGATAGATAATAATATAGATATAGTATTTCTCGACTCGAAGGGCGATCCTTACGCGAGGATCTGGCACCCGAAGCTGGGAAGCACAACCCTGATCAGGAGACGACAGCTTGAAATATACGGAAGGCCAGAGGCGCTGGCCCTTGTAAGGGAATGGTGTGCATGCAAACTTGAGAACCAGATAGAGTTTCTAAAGAGGCTTAAAAAATCACGGAGCGAGAGAAATGATGAACTGACAAGGTACATCGAGGAGATCTCAAGCTCTCTCGAGGAGATGCGCAGGCTTCGCGGCACCGTCGAATCGAGAAGACAGGATATTCTCGGTCTGGAGGGGAGGGCATCCAGGGCATACTTCGGAGCGATATCTCTGATCATGCCTGAGAAGTACAAATTCACGGGAAGGAGCAGGGATCCGGCAAGGGATGAGTTCAATGCGATGCTGAACTACGGCTATGGCATGCTCTACTCGATTGTGGAGAAGGCATGCATAATCGCGGGGCTTGATCCATATGCAGGGTTCCTGCATACAGACTCATACAACAAGAGATCCCTCGTTTTCGATATAATAGAGATGTTCAGGATCCATATCGATGAGCCTGTTGTGCACATGTTCACCAGGCGGATGGTCAGGGATGAGTTCTTCGAGCCCGTCAAGCAGGGGGTCGTTCTGAGCAGAGAGGGGCGAGCGGCTCTGATCGATATGATCAACAAAGCGCTGGACGAGACCGTGGAGTACCGGGGCCGCAATGTCAAGATCAGGAACACCATCCAGATGGAATGCCACAGGATAGCAAACCATCTCATCAGAGGTGCTGTGGAAGAGAGCACAGATGCAGATGATCTCAATGTCATTGAGTCAGGGTGTGATACCTGCCCCGTGGAGGGGGATGATGCTTGTCTGGGTGATATACGATATATCGGATGA
- the cas4 gene encoding CRISPR-associated protein Cas4: MLITVSDVIEYLFCPRFIFFMHCLNIPQREERYYKVLRGRELHESREKVNTSYVRKRLRCVRKEVAVYMTSRRYRIKGEVDEVLFLDDGTAAPMDYKYAEYNDVVHRTHKYQLALYGLLIMEHFGAPVNRGFICYTRSDHHVEEVIFRRKDYHAALEIVNEILRTVQYGYYPEGTKQKARCVDCTYRNICD; this comes from the coding sequence GTGCTCATAACAGTCTCAGATGTGATCGAATACCTCTTCTGCCCCAGGTTCATATTCTTCATGCACTGTCTCAACATCCCACAGAGGGAGGAGAGGTACTACAAGGTTCTGAGGGGCAGGGAACTTCACGAGAGCCGGGAGAAGGTCAACACCAGCTACGTGAGAAAGAGGCTCAGGTGCGTGAGAAAGGAGGTCGCTGTTTATATGACATCCCGCAGGTACCGGATAAAGGGGGAGGTGGATGAGGTTCTCTTTCTGGATGACGGGACAGCTGCCCCGATGGATTACAAGTATGCGGAGTACAACGATGTGGTTCACAGAACACACAAATACCAGCTCGCTCTTTACGGGCTGCTAATAATGGAACATTTTGGAGCCCCTGTGAATCGGGGATTCATATGCTATACTCGCAGCGACCACCATGTGGAGGAGGTGATTTTCCGGCGAAAGGATTATCATGCTGCTCTTGAGATAGTAAATGAGATACTTAGAACAGTTCAGTACGGTTACTATCCGGAAGGGACGAAACAGAAGGCCAGGTGCGTGGACTGCACGTACAGAAACATATGTGATTGA
- a CDS encoding glutamine synthetase family protein: MMNAPATKDDVFEAIDKHNVRFVRIWFTDILGIPKSFAINTNQLDGAFSEGMGFDGSSVRGFARIYESDLIAKPDPSTFRIVPWRQQENAVARMFCDILNPDGTPYEGDPRYVLKRNLSRLKEKGYKFMVGPELEFFYFKSDCSTEILDTGGYFDLTTLDVASDLRRDTILALDAMGIDVEYSHHEVAPSQHEIDLRYADALTMADNVITYKITVKEIARKHGCYATFMPKPIFGVNGSGMHVHQSLFQGKRNVMFDAADEYHLSDEAKWYIAGLLRHAPEITAVTNQWVNSYKRLVPGYEAPVYISWARRNRSALVRVPMYKPGKEAATRVEYRSPDPAANPYLAFSVMLVAGLAGIANKYELPPPQERDIYHMSEEEKKAAGINSLPGSLNEAIQLAEQSYIVREALGDHVFENFIAIKKAEWDEYRTNVSRWELERYLPLL, translated from the coding sequence ATGATGAACGCCCCTGCGACAAAAGACGATGTATTTGAGGCGATAGACAAGCATAACGTGAGATTTGTCAGGATATGGTTCACTGATATCCTCGGCATCCCGAAGAGCTTTGCCATCAACACGAACCAGCTGGATGGCGCCTTCTCAGAGGGTATGGGATTTGACGGCTCCTCTGTGAGAGGTTTCGCCAGGATATACGAGTCAGATCTTATTGCGAAGCCTGATCCATCTACATTCAGGATCGTTCCGTGGCGCCAGCAGGAGAACGCTGTGGCGAGGATGTTCTGTGACATTTTGAATCCAGATGGCACTCCCTACGAGGGCGATCCGAGATATGTTCTTAAGAGAAACCTCTCCCGTCTCAAGGAGAAGGGCTACAAGTTCATGGTCGGACCTGAGCTGGAGTTCTTCTACTTCAAGAGCGATTGCTCAACAGAGATACTCGATACAGGAGGGTACTTCGATCTCACAACCCTGGATGTCGCATCTGATCTCAGGAGAGATACAATCCTGGCGCTGGACGCGATGGGCATCGATGTCGAGTACAGCCATCACGAGGTCGCGCCATCACAGCATGAGATCGATTTGAGGTATGCTGATGCACTGACAATGGCTGACAACGTGATAACATACAAGATAACAGTCAAGGAGATCGCAAGAAAGCACGGCTGCTACGCGACGTTCATGCCGAAGCCGATCTTCGGGGTGAACGGAAGCGGGATGCATGTCCACCAGTCGCTCTTCCAGGGGAAGAGGAACGTGATGTTCGACGCAGCTGATGAATATCATCTCTCTGATGAGGCGAAGTGGTACATCGCAGGCCTGCTCAGGCATGCGCCCGAGATAACAGCAGTGACGAACCAGTGGGTCAACTCCTACAAGAGGCTCGTGCCCGGATACGAGGCCCCTGTCTATATCAGCTGGGCGAGGAGGAACAGGTCTGCGCTCGTGAGGGTCCCGATGTACAAGCCTGGCAAGGAAGCTGCCACAAGAGTAGAGTACAGGAGCCCCGATCCAGCAGCGAATCCATACCTTGCTTTCTCGGTGATGCTCGTAGCCGGTCTCGCGGGCATCGCAAACAAATACGAGCTGCCACCGCCGCAAGAGCGCGATATATATCACATGAGCGAGGAGGAGAAGAAAGCTGCTGGCATAAACTCCCTTCCGGGAAGCCTCAACGAGGCGATCCAGCTTGCTGAGCAGAGCTACATCGTTCGTGAGGCTCTGGGCGATCACGTCTTCGAGAACTTCATAGCCATCAAAAAGGCGGAATGGGATGAATACCGGACAAACGTGAGCCGGTGGGAGCTGGAGAGGTACCTGCCGCTTCTTTAA